Proteins from a genomic interval of Polyodon spathula isolate WHYD16114869_AA chromosome 1, ASM1765450v1, whole genome shotgun sequence:
- the LOC121318477 gene encoding coiled-coil domain-containing protein 152-like, which yields MKRVKAVSLDKVIEDFSLLEQKITELQGNNNILDIKLDEASRLLKLGQTKETCIKEECATLRATIKGLQETIQTQFDLRGEEHTCHVERIMMEMKAMQQEHKTELAEVQCDMRRKSEMKETELKDAVVTKEAEIQAVKKQLKDQEREKQSEIIKLQMEFNAKLVRIQSTSVKVQHQDSSILAQNIFKRKLQFLQDEKNRESEALRRTIKELEQHLSSPHDSRLKRRRF from the exons ATGAAGAGGGTGAAAGCAGTAAGCCTTGACAAAGTTATTGAAGATTTCTCCTTGTTAGAGCAG AAAATAACAGAACTTCAAGGAAATAACAATATATTGGACATAAAACTAGATGAAGCCAGCAGGCTGCTGAAGTTGGGCCAAACTAAAGAGACTTGCATAAAGGAAG AATGTGCTACTCTTCGGGCAACAATAAAAGGACTTCAGGAAACAATACAAACCCAGTTTGACTTACGAGGTGAG GAGCATACATGTCATGTTGAGAGAATAATGATGGAGATGAAGGCCATGCAGCAGGAACATAAAACTGAGCTTGCTGAGGTTCAATGTGACATGAGAAGAAAAT CTGAGATGAAAGAAACAGAGTTGAAAGATGCCGTTGTGACAAAAGAGGCTGAAATTCAGGCAGTGAAAAAGCAGCTGAAGGATCAAGAAAGGGAGAAACAGAGTGAAATAATTAAACTTCAAATggag TTTAATGCAAAGCTGGTAAGAATTCAGAGCACCTCAGTGAAAGTCCAGCATCAAGATTCCTCCATCTTAGCacagaacattttcaaaagg aaactgcagtttctgcaagatgaGAAGAACAGAGAGAGTGAAGCCTTGCGCAGAACGATCAAAGAGCTGGAGCAACACCTCAGTAGCCCTCATGATTCTCGCCTGAAACGCAGACGGTTTTAA
- the LOC121317137 gene encoding selenoprotein P-like — protein MWTGLSLVLALSLLPGSRPESEAEGRRCKKPPEWTIGEENPMQESLGQVTVVALLQATCSFCLVQASRLDDLRLKLEQRGLNNISYMIVNSQDHESRHLYPLLRKKVSVNIPVYNQDNLQEDVWKLLAGDKDDFLIYDRCGRLTSHLGLPYSLLTFPYVEQSITQAYCSSVCGNCSFESPEDLTVCNNTVMATEKPEEATENPGRHHSHCHEHSQGHSDSHGTNLGRQHGHHHRQSHQTQRFSHNHRGQQKKLPEGISQQEVVDIPFFLQRP, from the exons ATGTGGACAGGGCTGAGCCTGGTCCTGGCCCTCTCCCTTCTGCCCGGTAGCAGGCCAGAGAGTGAAGCCGAAGGCAGACGCTGTAAGAAGCCCCCAGAATGGACCATTGGAGAGGAGAACCCTATGCAGGAGTCACTGGGACAAGTGACAGTGGTGGCACTCCTCCAGGCTACCTGTTCTTTCTGTTTGGTGCAGGCATCCAG ATTAGATGACCTGCGTCTGAAGTTAGAGCAGCGGGGCCTGAACAACATATCCTACATGATTGTGAATTCCCAGGATCACGAGTCTCGTCATCTGTATCCCCTCCTCCGGAAAAAGGTTTCTGTGAATATCCCTGTGTATAATCAAGATAACCTCCAGGAAGATGTCTGGAAACTCCTGGCTGGTGATAAAGATGACTTCCTCATCTATGACAG ATGTGGCCGTCTGACTTCCCACCTTGGTCTGCCTTATTCATTACTTACCTTTCCATATGTGGAGCAATCAATCACACAAGCATACTGCAGTAGCGTCTGTGGAAACTGTTCATTTGAG agcccTGAAGATTTAACAGTGTGTAACAACACTGTGATGGCAACAGAGAAGCCAGAAGAGGCCACTGAAAATCCTGGCAGACACCACAGCCATTGCCACGAGCACAGCCAGGGCCACAGTGACTCCCACGGCACAAACCTTGGCAGACAGCATGGCCACCACCATAGGCAGAGTCACCAAACACAAAGATTCTCCCACAATCACAGGGGTCAGCAAAAAAAACTGCCTGAAGGTATCTCCCAGCAGGAGGTTGTGGACATCCCTTTTTTTCTGCAGAGACCTTGA